A genome region from Bacillaceae bacterium IKA-2 includes the following:
- the ssb gene encoding single-stranded DNA-binding protein, protein MLNRVVLVGRLVRDPELRYTPNGIAVGSFTLAVNRPFSSSDGNKEADFLNIIVWRKQAENVANFLRKGSLTGVDGRLQSRSYENNEGKKVFVVEVVADSVQFLEPKSSQSRGDNQQNHHQGTNGYNSNQNNNDPFIR, encoded by the coding sequence ATGTTAAACAGAGTAGTTCTTGTTGGGCGCCTGGTTAGAGATCCTGAGCTCAGGTATACACCGAACGGTATTGCGGTTGGAAGTTTTACACTAGCAGTAAATCGTCCATTTTCTAGTTCGGACGGAAATAAGGAAGCTGATTTTTTAAATATAATCGTTTGGCGAAAACAAGCGGAAAATGTTGCGAACTTCTTACGAAAAGGCAGCCTTACGGGTGTTGATGGTCGTTTGCAAAGCCGCTCATACGAAAACAACGAAGGGAAAAAAGTATTCGTGGTTGAAGTTGTAGCGGACAGTGTGCAATTTCTTGAACCAAAGAGTAGCCAAAGTAGAGGCGACAATCAACAAAACCACCACCAAGGCACAAACGGTTACAATTCTAATCAAAATAATAACGATCCATTCATAAGATGA
- a CDS encoding ATP-binding protein — MKNQLNQLMTSLGASNSLSKINCEKCGKERKQIQVDHPFEDRKVWVPVACECVIKALDDVSKNEASRYKQNKINRALKLSSSYKELRELTFDNYKHRPGNETAYKEVVDAVNNFGHRNKLGVFIFGETGNGKSHLTAAGGNRLIELGFSVVFMTEKDLLSRFNATKNFNNEESFHEIMTACVTADLLIWDDFMSSQKLSNEEKDWMFQIVNGRERANKPIWATSNLTVQEFKDERTAFKLDDKGRTWWRLIGNMNCVFNKSSNYRQVKAMARVTGVTADEYDMS, encoded by the coding sequence ATGAAGAACCAGCTAAACCAGTTGATGACAAGTTTAGGGGCATCGAACTCTTTAAGTAAAATTAATTGCGAAAAGTGCGGCAAAGAAAGAAAACAAATACAAGTTGATCATCCTTTTGAAGATCGTAAAGTATGGGTACCGGTAGCTTGCGAATGTGTAATAAAAGCACTGGATGATGTTAGCAAGAATGAAGCGAGCAGATACAAGCAAAACAAGATTAATAGAGCGCTCAAATTAAGCAGTAGTTACAAAGAATTGAGGGAATTAACATTCGATAACTACAAGCATAGACCAGGGAACGAAACGGCTTACAAAGAGGTTGTAGACGCGGTTAATAACTTTGGTCACAGAAACAAATTAGGGGTATTTATCTTTGGAGAAACCGGTAACGGTAAAAGTCATCTAACGGCAGCTGGAGGAAACAGATTAATAGAGCTAGGGTTTTCTGTTGTATTCATGACTGAAAAGGATTTGTTAAGCCGTTTTAATGCTACAAAAAATTTCAATAATGAGGAAAGTTTTCACGAAATCATGACCGCTTGCGTAACTGCTGATTTATTAATATGGGATGACTTTATGAGTAGCCAGAAGCTAAGCAACGAAGAAAAAGATTGGATGTTTCAAATTGTGAATGGTAGAGAGCGAGCGAACAAGCCGATATGGGCGACATCTAACTTAACTGTACAAGAATTCAAAGATGAACGAACAGCCTTCAAATTGGATGATAAGGGGCGCACCTGGTGGCGACTAATCGGTAACATGAATTGCGTGTTCAACAAATCATCCAACTATCGACAAGTTAAAGCTATGGCACGAGTTACGGGGGTGACAGCAGATGAATATGATATGTCCTAA
- a CDS encoding dUTP diphosphatase, producing MADNYNLAKLFEAQKVLEERIVKEHNLQGCNLLPHKFLALQVELGELANEQRTWKYWSKDQKPRKSIPKVEWANGKPNKVIKNPLLEEYVDCLHCVLDIGLEIDANINRVFTTEVYPETVTQFNRLYREIGSLWDYGRLPRYYWIVEMFIGLGSILGFTWEQIEDAYFEKNETNHKRQEQGY from the coding sequence ATGGCTGATAACTATAATCTAGCAAAACTATTCGAAGCTCAGAAAGTGTTGGAGGAACGGATCGTTAAAGAACACAATCTCCAAGGGTGCAATTTATTACCGCATAAATTTTTAGCTCTGCAAGTGGAGCTTGGGGAGCTCGCAAACGAACAGCGCACATGGAAGTATTGGAGTAAGGATCAGAAACCTAGAAAATCAATACCTAAAGTTGAATGGGCGAACGGTAAACCTAATAAAGTTATTAAAAACCCATTATTAGAAGAATACGTTGATTGCTTACATTGTGTCTTAGATATCGGCTTGGAGATAGACGCAAACATAAATCGAGTTTTTACAACAGAGGTATATCCTGAAACGGTAACTCAATTCAATAGACTGTATCGAGAAATAGGTTCTTTGTGGGATTATGGAAGATTACCAAGGTATTACTGGATAGTAGAAATGTTTATAGGGTTAGGAAGCATACTTGGGTTTACCTGGGAGCAGATCGAGGACGCTTACTTTGAAAAAAACGAAACAAATCACAAACGTCAAGAACAAGGATATTAA
- a CDS encoding site-specific integrase, translating to MEQKYQTFEQLSSEVVKSLRDMSYSESRISQYRSAWQKLATFMENNQIEYYSASVGGAFIADFIGTGKYEEFSHWEKSIIRCVDVLTEFQSTGTFQYRRAKKSYQFYGCIGNPMVDFLNHRKSLGITENTLGHYRLNLHRFLSFFNEEGVMETEAIKKQHILGFVNQLGFYTPATRHSMLTTLRGFMRYLHDNGYTGIDFSYLIPKDNYKKQCKLPTTYTKNEVESLINTVDRSSPKGKRDAAMILLAARLGLRASDICLLKFENIHWEKNTITLVQQKTKNKIEHPLLIEIGEAIIDYLKYGRPKSDLPYVFLHAIPPYNCLNRSTLHSIVTFYLRRAGIKNITEKKHGPHALRHSLAGQLLEQKIPIHVISEVLGHKNTESTKTYLRIDLTSLSQCALDVPLLKTPFYAKEVE from the coding sequence ATGGAACAAAAATATCAAACATTTGAACAACTGTCCTCAGAAGTAGTTAAATCCCTTCGGGATATGTCCTATTCCGAATCAAGGATAAGCCAATATCGTTCCGCGTGGCAAAAACTGGCTACTTTTATGGAAAACAATCAGATTGAGTATTATTCAGCGTCAGTAGGTGGAGCATTTATAGCTGACTTTATTGGTACTGGGAAATACGAGGAATTTAGCCATTGGGAAAAGAGCATAATCCGGTGTGTGGATGTTCTAACTGAATTTCAGTCTACAGGAACGTTCCAATACAGAAGGGCAAAGAAATCCTACCAATTTTATGGTTGCATCGGTAATCCTATGGTGGATTTCCTTAATCACCGAAAATCTTTGGGTATTACAGAAAATACGCTTGGTCATTACCGATTAAATCTTCATCGCTTTCTTAGTTTTTTTAATGAAGAAGGAGTCATGGAAACCGAAGCAATTAAAAAACAACACATTTTAGGATTTGTGAATCAGCTTGGTTTTTATACACCTGCAACGCGCCACAGCATGCTTACCACTTTACGTGGGTTTATGAGATATCTACATGACAATGGGTATACAGGGATTGACTTTTCATACCTAATTCCAAAAGACAATTACAAGAAGCAATGTAAACTACCCACGACATATACGAAAAATGAAGTTGAATCATTAATCAATACTGTTGACAGAAGTAGCCCAAAAGGGAAGCGTGATGCTGCTATGATACTATTGGCTGCACGATTGGGATTGAGGGCTTCTGACATCTGTCTGTTGAAGTTTGAAAACATACACTGGGAAAAGAATACAATTACACTTGTTCAACAAAAGACTAAAAATAAGATTGAGCATCCACTTTTAATAGAAATAGGAGAGGCTATTATCGATTATCTGAAGTATGGACGGCCTAAATCTGATCTTCCTTATGTCTTCCTACATGCAATCCCGCCATATAACTGCCTAAATAGATCGACTTTGCATAGCATTGTTACTTTTTATCTCCGTCGTGCTGGCATTAAAAACATAACAGAAAAGAAACATGGTCCTCATGCTTTGAGGCACAGTCTTGCTGGGCAACTACTGGAACAAAAAATACCCATCCATGTTATATCAGAAGTGCTAGGTCACAAGAATACCGAAAGCACAAAAACTTATTTACGAATAGACTTAACATCTTTGAGCCAATGCGCATTAGATGTTCCACTCTTAAAAACGCCATTTTATGCCAAGGAGGTGGAATGA
- a CDS encoding DUF3954 domain-containing protein: MINPKPQKKSVEIDLTNNCLYIVGDGELTPVEAPVSGFGEQIAVWVNGKVDRIEIKTIKKI; this comes from the coding sequence TTGATCAATCCAAAACCACAAAAAAAGTCAGTTGAAATAGATTTAACAAATAATTGTTTGTACATTGTTGGAGATGGAGAATTAACGCCGGTCGAAGCTCCAGTTTCAGGTTTCGGAGAACAAATTGCCGTTTGGGTAAATGGGAAAGTTGATCGAATTGAAATAAAGACTATTAAAAAAATATAA